In Nitrosococcus oceani ATCC 19707, the following proteins share a genomic window:
- a CDS encoding YraN family protein, whose amino-acid sequence MKPATHRDKGEQAEQLACHYLQARGLRLTQRNYHCRLGEIDLIMEDRESLVFIEVRYRRKGRFGDAIDSITPAKQARLIAAAQHYLQRTGGAQNKPCRFDVVGITSEKGADNIMWLRDAFRVES is encoded by the coding sequence ATGAAGCCAGCCACCCACCGGGATAAGGGAGAGCAGGCAGAACAATTAGCCTGTCATTACCTGCAAGCGCGAGGGCTGCGTCTAACCCAGCGTAATTATCACTGCCGTCTTGGCGAGATCGATCTCATTATGGAAGACCGAGAAAGTTTGGTTTTTATAGAGGTGCGTTACCGCCGTAAGGGACGCTTTGGAGATGCCATAGATAGCATCACTCCAGCCAAACAGGCCCGCCTCATTGCGGCGGCCCAACACTACCTCCAACGAACCGGGGGGGCTCAAAATAAACCCTGTCGCTTTGATGTCGTGGGAATCACATCTGAAAAGGGAGCGGATAACATTATGTGGCTGCGGGATGCCTTTCGGGTAGAATCATAG
- a CDS encoding penicillin-binding protein activator, protein MYPLIPMVIFFRKAGNYLPLAGLAILLGLTACTSPSPKVSPQAPSSELVQAKALAAEGRYRAAATAYTQLAADAQSPQRQDYQLHAAAALLQGNYQQEAKMLLESIAPESLESPLKLRYHLLAAQLAIAEGEMKRALLLLEGVESLGPSLEQQAALHRLRAQAYELEDNPLAAARERVQLEPLLSDAQALQENQRALWGLLMGLSPYTFGSLPQEPLSPALQGWLELARLFQRYQLDSPDLQQAIENWQARYPGHSASLPLLQAEMATLPTTAYQPSIALLLPTEGQFAASAKAVQNGFFAAYYNDNNGWPSNIRFYEVKIDSETGNSNIYSIYQQAQTEGAYFVAGPLTKQSLAQLVATGDLSLPTLALNYLEKSHEGIEKLYQFTLSPEDEAREVAERAWHDGHRNALALIPNTQWGQRVKDAFAERWERLGGTLVKSQAYDPEKEDYSPLIQRLLDLDDSQSRQRALQELAFEPERRHEADFIFLAAFPRQARLLVPQLRFHRAEKLPVYSSSHIYTGYPDPENDQDLNGVLFCDIPWVLDKNAQNDPSYQSLAAAYPRNLEQLKRFYALGVDAYRIIPHLKALQQNQDMTFDGATGTLQMDAGRHLRRTLNWAQFKKGQPQPVAK, encoded by the coding sequence ATGTATCCTCTTATTCCTATGGTGATCTTTTTTCGAAAAGCAGGTAATTACCTGCCGTTAGCGGGCCTTGCCATTCTGCTTGGGCTAACCGCCTGTACTTCACCGTCTCCCAAGGTTTCCCCCCAGGCACCATCATCAGAACTTGTCCAGGCTAAGGCCCTGGCGGCCGAAGGACGCTATCGTGCCGCCGCTACAGCGTATACCCAGCTGGCGGCTGACGCGCAATCGCCGCAGCGTCAAGATTACCAATTACATGCTGCTGCTGCTCTGCTCCAAGGCAATTATCAGCAAGAAGCTAAAATGCTCCTTGAGAGTATTGCACCCGAAAGCTTAGAATCGCCATTGAAGCTCCGCTATCATCTTCTGGCTGCCCAGCTTGCAATAGCAGAAGGAGAAATGAAAAGGGCCTTGCTCCTCTTAGAAGGCGTCGAAAGCTTAGGACCAAGCCTAGAGCAACAAGCCGCCCTCCATCGGCTCCGGGCGCAAGCCTATGAGCTTGAAGATAACCCCCTTGCCGCAGCCCGCGAACGAGTTCAATTAGAACCCTTGCTATCTGACGCCCAGGCCCTGCAGGAAAATCAGCGCGCCCTTTGGGGCCTGCTCATGGGCCTCTCTCCCTATACTTTTGGGTCTTTGCCTCAAGAACCTCTCTCCCCTGCTCTCCAGGGTTGGTTAGAACTCGCGCGACTTTTTCAGCGCTACCAGTTGGATTCTCCCGATTTACAGCAAGCGATAGAAAACTGGCAGGCCCGTTACCCTGGGCACTCCGCCTCCTTGCCCCTGCTTCAGGCCGAGATGGCCACCCTCCCCACGACGGCCTACCAACCCTCTATCGCTTTATTACTCCCCACGGAAGGCCAGTTTGCGGCTTCCGCCAAAGCCGTGCAAAATGGCTTTTTTGCAGCCTACTACAATGATAATAATGGCTGGCCATCTAACATTCGTTTCTATGAGGTCAAAATTGACTCTGAAACCGGTAACAGCAATATCTATAGCATTTATCAACAAGCACAAACAGAGGGCGCCTATTTTGTGGCAGGACCGCTAACTAAACAGTCATTGGCACAGCTTGTCGCAACCGGTGATTTGTCATTACCCACGCTGGCCCTTAACTATCTGGAGAAATCCCATGAAGGCATTGAAAAACTTTATCAATTCACGCTTTCTCCGGAAGATGAGGCCCGGGAGGTCGCTGAGCGGGCCTGGCACGATGGACACCGCAACGCCCTAGCCCTCATTCCCAATACCCAATGGGGTCAACGGGTGAAAGACGCTTTTGCCGAGCGGTGGGAAAGGCTAGGTGGCACCCTGGTAAAGTCTCAAGCCTATGATCCGGAGAAAGAGGATTACTCCCCTCTAATTCAACGTTTACTCGATCTTGATGATAGCCAATCCCGTCAGCGAGCACTCCAGGAGTTAGCCTTTGAGCCAGAGCGGCGCCATGAGGCTGATTTTATTTTTCTCGCCGCCTTTCCACGGCAAGCCCGCCTCTTAGTCCCCCAGCTCCGCTTCCACCGAGCAGAGAAACTGCCTGTCTATAGCTCTTCCCATATCTACACGGGGTACCCCGATCCGGAAAATGATCAGGATCTAAACGGCGTACTATTCTGCGATATTCCTTGGGTTCTCGATAAAAACGCACAAAATGATCCCAGTTACCAAAGCCTGGCCGCTGCTTATCCAAGAAATCTTGAACAACTGAAACGATTCTACGCTTTAGGCGTCGATGCTTACCGAATCATTCCCCATTTAAAGGCCCTCCAGCAGAATCAGGATATGACCTTTGATGGAGCCACAGGGACATTACAGATGGATGCTGGACGACATTTGCGCCGCACGCTGAATTGGGCTCAGTTTAAAAAAGGGCAGCCCCAGCCGGTGGCTAAATAA
- the rsmI gene encoding 16S rRNA (cytidine(1402)-2'-O)-methyltransferase, which produces MNGTLYVVATPIGNLGDFSPRAQEILRKADLIAAEDTRHSAALLRHFGITTAMISLHEYNERRRAELLIARCREGLSVALISDAGTPLISDPGYRVVRQARHAGIEVLPIPGPCALVAALSVAGLPSDRFVFEGFLPAKTGARQARLLQLAEESRTLIFYEAPRRLLETLQAMIEAFEPDREAVVARELTKRYETVQGGTLSFLLSWARQTPESSRGELVLLVHGAEKEQDAIQQEALRVLRPLVAVLPLKQAVALAVDITGFKKNRLYQLALELQAAKKH; this is translated from the coding sequence ATGAACGGTACTCTTTATGTCGTGGCGACGCCTATTGGCAACTTGGGAGACTTCAGTCCCCGGGCTCAGGAGATCCTACGGAAGGCAGACCTGATTGCTGCTGAGGATACCCGTCACAGCGCGGCTTTATTGCGTCATTTTGGAATTACCACGGCAATGATCTCGTTGCATGAGTATAACGAAAGGCGACGGGCTGAGCTTTTGATTGCTCGTTGTCGGGAGGGTCTTTCGGTGGCGCTGATTAGTGATGCTGGGACACCGCTAATCAGCGATCCCGGCTACCGGGTTGTTCGCCAGGCACGGCACGCAGGGATAGAGGTGCTGCCTATCCCTGGTCCCTGCGCTTTGGTGGCGGCCTTATCGGTGGCGGGGTTGCCTTCTGATCGCTTTGTATTCGAGGGTTTTTTGCCTGCTAAAACGGGTGCTCGACAGGCTCGATTGCTGCAATTAGCCGAGGAGAGCCGCACACTGATTTTTTATGAGGCGCCTCGCCGTTTGCTAGAGACTCTCCAAGCAATGATAGAAGCGTTTGAGCCGGATAGGGAGGCTGTGGTTGCGCGGGAGTTGACTAAGCGCTATGAGACAGTCCAGGGGGGAACGCTTTCTTTCCTCCTTAGTTGGGCCAGGCAGACGCCAGAGTCGAGTCGGGGGGAATTGGTATTATTGGTTCATGGCGCGGAAAAAGAACAAGACGCTATCCAGCAGGAGGCCCTACGGGTACTGCGGCCCCTGGTGGCGGTTTTACCTTTGAAGCAAGCGGTTGCCCTAGCGGTTGATATTACTGGATTTAAAAAAAATCGCCTTTATCAATTGGCATTGGAGCTACAGGCGGCTAAAAAGCATTGA
- a CDS encoding chloride channel protein, giving the protein MFNLFNLKTPLENLRIRVASAEALPQLSLLGLLTGLLAGGGTVAFRLAVDVDQIALLPSHQVDDFESLDWLERLLFPIVGGLSIGLLQELAHTYRAVGVVHVLERIAYYQGRLPWRNALQQFVTGALSIICGHSVGREGPSVHLGAAGGSLLGQWLELPNNALRTLVACGIAAAIAASFNTPLAGVLFSMEVIMMQYQLAGVAPIILAAVVGAAISWAVFGPSPAFFVPPTEMHSLLDFPYLVLIGFVVGILAAVYNRLMRFFSGLEKQRPVWQRCTAAGLLVGLCSIAVPEIMGLGYDTVNAILMGQFGLSALVVITIVKLFATTACVGLGIPGGLIGPTLVIGTAAGGALGIIGTALLPQEASPIALYAMVGMAAMMSATLQAPLAALMALVELTAGTYILFPGMLAVVVANLVAREGLHQQALFLMLLRTHGLDYHYAPISLRLRQAGVASVMDRHFVELPVITDREAALQALAQNPRWVLVKQDFQPHSVVQAADVARALSDEEQGSLNLMEIPAVREDIQAVSFYATLQEALEILDASQAKMLYVTRRIGPTRIRTYGVLSRQDIESYYG; this is encoded by the coding sequence TTGTTCAATTTGTTCAATCTAAAAACTCCCTTAGAAAATCTGCGAATCCGTGTCGCTTCGGCAGAGGCCCTGCCCCAGCTCTCCCTCCTTGGCTTACTGACAGGGTTGCTGGCGGGAGGAGGGACCGTGGCTTTTCGGCTAGCGGTGGATGTGGATCAGATTGCCCTGCTTCCTAGCCACCAGGTAGATGATTTTGAAAGTCTCGATTGGCTCGAACGGTTATTGTTCCCCATCGTGGGGGGCCTGAGCATCGGATTGCTACAAGAGCTTGCCCATACCTATCGTGCGGTGGGGGTGGTGCATGTTTTAGAGCGGATTGCCTATTACCAGGGTCGCCTGCCTTGGCGTAATGCCCTGCAGCAATTTGTGACGGGCGCACTCTCTATTATCTGTGGCCACTCGGTGGGACGGGAAGGCCCTAGTGTGCATCTAGGGGCTGCTGGTGGCAGCTTGCTGGGACAATGGCTGGAATTGCCTAATAATGCCCTCCGTACTTTAGTAGCCTGCGGTATTGCGGCGGCCATCGCGGCTTCCTTTAATACTCCTCTGGCAGGTGTCCTCTTCTCAATGGAGGTCATCATGATGCAATATCAACTCGCCGGGGTGGCGCCTATCATTCTGGCTGCCGTGGTAGGGGCTGCCATCTCCTGGGCCGTGTTTGGCCCTTCACCCGCTTTTTTCGTGCCTCCCACCGAAATGCATTCCCTGCTTGATTTCCCTTATCTGGTCTTGATTGGCTTCGTCGTGGGAATTTTGGCGGCTGTTTATAATCGGTTAATGCGCTTTTTTTCCGGGTTGGAGAAGCAGCGCCCTGTGTGGCAACGCTGCACCGCTGCTGGGCTGCTAGTCGGCCTTTGTAGTATTGCCGTCCCCGAAATCATGGGCCTGGGTTACGATACGGTAAACGCCATACTTATGGGTCAATTTGGTCTGAGTGCTCTGGTCGTCATCACTATCGTTAAATTATTTGCCACCACTGCTTGCGTGGGCCTGGGCATACCAGGAGGGCTTATTGGTCCCACCCTGGTTATTGGCACTGCGGCGGGCGGTGCGTTAGGAATTATTGGCACGGCTTTGCTGCCGCAAGAAGCATCCCCTATTGCCCTTTATGCCATGGTGGGGATGGCCGCCATGATGAGCGCAACCTTACAAGCACCCCTGGCGGCCCTTATGGCCTTGGTAGAACTGACCGCCGGTACCTATATCCTTTTTCCAGGAATGCTAGCAGTAGTCGTAGCTAATTTGGTGGCGCGAGAGGGGCTTCATCAACAGGCTCTGTTTCTGATGCTACTGCGAACTCACGGCCTAGACTATCATTATGCGCCCATCTCTCTCAGGCTCCGGCAAGCCGGGGTGGCAAGCGTGATGGATCGCCACTTTGTAGAACTACCCGTTATCACTGATCGGGAAGCCGCACTTCAAGCCCTCGCGCAAAATCCCCGTTGGGTGCTGGTGAAACAGGATTTCCAGCCCCATTCCGTAGTGCAGGCTGCTGATGTGGCCCGAGCCTTAAGCGATGAAGAACAAGGGTCTCTCAATCTCATGGAAATTCCCGCAGTCCGGGAAGATATCCAGGCTGTCTCTTTCTATGCGACCCTCCAGGAAGCCCTGGAAATCCTTGATGCTAGCCAAGCTAAAATGCTGTATGTGACGCGGCGCATAGGACCCACCCGCATACGAACGTATGGAGTATTAAGCCGGCAAGATATTGAGTCTTATTACGGCTAG
- a CDS encoding tellurite resistance TerB family protein, whose product MSFGNIVGQLLQGMSSQSHSRLERTASPEGLGGLVDIAQKFLSNKQAGGMTGGQVGGLGALAGALLGGGGSAAKGALGGSAMAILGTLAVSALQDKQNTPTSSGNLTSGAQPLPQEQIEALAAPQTEQLMVRAMITAAKADGQLDQKEMDNIFGKISADGVTDEERQLVMDELSRPMDLQALVSAVPNKAVAAEVYAASLFAIDIDTEAERAYLQQLAQALGLDRATVSRLHELTGSPIA is encoded by the coding sequence ATGAGTTTTGGAAATATCGTTGGACAGTTACTACAAGGAATGAGCAGTCAAAGTCATTCTAGGCTAGAGCGTACGGCTAGCCCCGAGGGTCTTGGTGGCCTAGTGGATATTGCCCAGAAATTTCTTAGCAATAAGCAGGCGGGCGGCATGACCGGAGGACAGGTTGGTGGCCTTGGCGCCCTGGCTGGGGCGCTCCTTGGTGGTGGTGGCAGTGCGGCAAAAGGTGCTCTCGGCGGAAGTGCCATGGCGATTTTAGGCACATTGGCAGTCAGTGCGCTTCAAGACAAGCAAAATACCCCAACCTCGTCAGGGAACCTTACCTCTGGGGCACAACCTCTGCCGCAAGAGCAAATCGAGGCGCTGGCTGCGCCCCAAACAGAACAACTTATGGTCCGGGCCATGATTACCGCGGCCAAGGCGGATGGGCAGCTTGACCAGAAGGAAATGGATAATATCTTCGGCAAGATCAGCGCTGACGGCGTGACCGATGAGGAACGTCAGCTCGTCATGGATGAATTAAGCCGTCCAATGGATTTACAAGCGCTAGTCTCGGCAGTGCCAAACAAAGCGGTTGCCGCCGAAGTATATGCCGCTTCATTGTTCGCCATTGACATTGATACCGAGGCTGAAAGAGCTTACCTGCAGCAATTAGCCCAGGCTCTAGGACTAGATAGGGCAACGGTTAGCCGTCTCCACGAACTAACGGGTTCGCCTATTGCCTGA
- a CDS encoding M67 family metallopeptidase — translation MAEVILPRPLVNQLLHQAQVKPQQEICGLISARNGLPSRCYPINNIAPEPQRHFFMDPQGQIAAMRRMREEGEELFGIYHSHPETAPLPSKSDLAQAAYPGALYLIISLNTKGVLEMRGFRLQGEVYEEIELQL, via the coding sequence ATGGCAGAAGTCATACTTCCCCGCCCCTTGGTTAACCAACTGCTGCACCAGGCACAGGTAAAGCCCCAGCAGGAAATATGCGGACTGATCAGCGCCCGTAACGGTCTCCCTTCCCGCTGCTATCCCATCAATAATATTGCGCCGGAACCACAACGGCATTTTTTCATGGATCCCCAGGGCCAAATCGCGGCCATGCGCCGTATGCGCGAAGAGGGTGAGGAATTATTTGGTATCTATCATTCCCATCCTGAAACTGCGCCTTTGCCCTCAAAAAGCGACCTTGCCCAAGCGGCTTACCCTGGCGCATTATATTTAATTATTTCCCTCAATACTAAAGGCGTCCTGGAGATGCGAGGCTTTCGGTTGCAAGGAGAGGTATACGAGGAGATCGAGCTACAATTATAA
- a CDS encoding HesA/MoeB/ThiF family protein, with the protein MNDQQLLRYSRQILLPQIDIEGQQKLLDSRILVVGVGGLGSPIALYLAGAGVGQLTLVDPDEVELSNLQRQILHDSNVIGLPKVESARRRLQALNPEVEVRPIAARLEGKDLEAVIAQADVVVDGSDNFATRFALNIASARVGRPLVSGAAIRMEGQVAVFDSRQPDGACYHCLFQEGGENEEETCSQTGVLAPLLGIIGSVQAMETLKLLLGIGRSLHNRLLLLDGLSMRWRETRIQQDPQCPICNGSRERWRELA; encoded by the coding sequence ATGAACGACCAACAACTCCTACGCTACAGCCGGCAAATCTTACTACCCCAAATTGATATCGAAGGCCAGCAAAAATTGCTCGATTCCCGGATTCTAGTGGTGGGCGTGGGCGGTTTAGGGTCACCTATCGCCTTGTATCTAGCTGGAGCCGGGGTAGGACAATTGACTCTCGTTGACCCCGATGAGGTAGAGCTTTCCAATCTGCAGCGGCAAATTTTGCACGATAGCAACGTCATCGGCTTACCCAAGGTAGAATCGGCACGCCGCCGCCTGCAGGCTCTGAACCCCGAGGTGGAAGTGCGGCCAATAGCCGCTCGGTTGGAGGGAAAGGACTTAGAAGCGGTGATTGCCCAGGCGGACGTAGTTGTGGATGGGAGTGATAATTTCGCTACCCGCTTTGCCTTGAATATCGCTAGCGCCCGGGTAGGCCGGCCCCTGGTTTCTGGCGCCGCCATTCGCATGGAAGGACAGGTGGCGGTGTTTGATAGCCGGCAACCGGACGGAGCTTGCTACCATTGCTTGTTTCAGGAAGGCGGGGAGAACGAAGAAGAGACCTGTTCCCAAACCGGCGTACTAGCCCCCTTGCTAGGAATTATCGGCAGCGTCCAAGCGATGGAAACCCTTAAGTTGCTATTGGGTATAGGACGAAGTTTGCATAATCGGCTATTATTACTCGATGGGCTGAGCATGCGCTGGCGCGAAACCCGAATTCAGCAAGATCCCCAGTGCCCTATTTGTAACGGCTCGCGAGAGAGATGGCGGGAGTTGGCTTAA
- a CDS encoding dihydroorotate dehydrogenase electron transfer subunit, producing the protein MTPQSHRDTILIEEGKILAQDAHPGEQYVLWVAAPGIASRATPGSFAHLQCDSGLPMRRPLSIMRADAKHGWVEFLYKVVGQGTQLLAQRKPGEQISILGPIGQPFRVDPAYPRPLLLGGGVGIPPMVFLADTLRQAGHFNPLVLMGSEIPFPFRQRPSQFLIPGLPEGVIGAMPLLEGWKIPSRLASLQGYPGCFEGFITDLARHWLHTLAPAQQREVAIYACGPHPMLAATAQLAREFGLPCQVSLEEFMACAVGGCAGCVVKVQTRQGPAMKRVCVDGPVFDAEAVFT; encoded by the coding sequence ATGACACCCCAATCCCACCGGGACACTATCCTGATAGAGGAGGGAAAAATCCTGGCCCAGGATGCCCACCCAGGGGAGCAATACGTGCTGTGGGTTGCCGCCCCTGGTATCGCTTCCCGCGCTACCCCAGGCAGCTTCGCCCATCTCCAGTGCGATTCGGGTCTCCCCATGCGCCGCCCCCTCTCCATCATGCGAGCCGATGCCAAGCATGGCTGGGTTGAATTTCTTTACAAAGTGGTGGGGCAGGGTACGCAGCTGCTAGCCCAGCGAAAGCCGGGTGAGCAGATCAGCATCCTGGGCCCCATCGGGCAACCCTTCCGGGTGGACCCCGCCTATCCCCGGCCCTTGCTCCTTGGCGGCGGGGTAGGCATCCCTCCCATGGTATTTTTAGCCGATACCCTGCGCCAAGCCGGGCATTTCAATCCGTTGGTGCTCATGGGTTCGGAAATCCCTTTCCCCTTCCGGCAACGGCCTTCCCAATTTCTAATACCGGGGCTACCAGAGGGAGTCATCGGCGCCATGCCGCTCTTGGAAGGTTGGAAAATTCCCAGCCGATTGGCTAGTCTTCAAGGCTATCCCGGCTGTTTCGAAGGCTTTATCACCGACCTGGCTCGCCATTGGCTGCACACGCTTGCTCCAGCCCAACAGCGAGAAGTTGCCATATATGCCTGCGGTCCCCACCCCATGCTAGCGGCCACGGCCCAACTCGCCCGGGAATTTGGCCTCCCCTGCCAAGTCTCCCTAGAAGAATTCATGGCCTGTGCCGTGGGCGGTTGCGCTGGCTGCGTGGTAAAAGTCCAGACCCGACAAGGACCCGCCATGAAACGAGTCTGCGTGGATGGACCCGTATTTGATGCCGAGGCGGTGTTTACCTGA
- a CDS encoding dihydroorotase, which produces MRTTIRGGHLIDPYNKIDGLQDLYLAEGRVVAIGSAPEGFRAEQEIDAQDQIVCPGLIDLQARLREPGQEQKGTIATETLAAAKGGITTLCCPPDTLAIIDTPAVVDLIAHREAQYQRTRILPLGALTQGLQGLQLAEMGILREAGCVGVSNGLMPIANSQVMRQAMEYAATLGITLFLYSRDPWLGIEGCCHEGIVSARLGLAGIPETAETVSLARDLLLIEQTGVQAHFCHLSSARAVRMVREAQTEGLPISADVTAYHLHLTEHDIGEFDSQCHVIPPLRSLRDRDALHEGLRDGTFSAICSDHQPHEFDAKLGAFPITEPGISGLETLLPLSLRLTQDDTLTLAEVIAYLTCQPAQVLGIEGGHLAPGQRADICIFDPHCHWTFKPEEMASQGRNTPFGGWEFQGRVTYTLLEGRVVFAAADETP; this is translated from the coding sequence ATGCGCACGACCATCCGGGGCGGGCATCTCATTGACCCCTATAACAAAATAGACGGACTCCAGGATCTCTATCTGGCTGAAGGCCGGGTGGTGGCCATTGGCAGCGCCCCCGAAGGCTTTAGGGCTGAACAAGAAATTGATGCCCAAGACCAAATCGTGTGCCCAGGGCTGATTGATTTACAGGCACGCTTACGGGAACCAGGCCAGGAACAAAAAGGAACTATCGCTACGGAAACCCTGGCTGCCGCTAAAGGCGGCATCACCACTCTCTGTTGTCCACCGGATACCCTCGCAATCATTGACACCCCTGCCGTGGTCGATTTAATCGCCCATCGGGAAGCCCAGTACCAACGAACTCGAATTCTACCCTTGGGCGCCCTTACCCAAGGACTGCAAGGATTACAATTGGCGGAAATGGGTATTCTGCGGGAAGCAGGCTGCGTGGGAGTCAGCAATGGCCTGATGCCCATTGCCAATAGCCAAGTGATGCGCCAGGCCATGGAATATGCAGCCACCCTGGGAATCACCCTTTTTCTTTATTCCCGGGATCCTTGGCTCGGCATTGAAGGCTGCTGCCATGAAGGGATCGTCAGCGCTCGCCTCGGCTTAGCGGGCATCCCCGAAACCGCGGAGACCGTCTCCCTGGCCCGAGATCTGCTACTCATTGAACAAACTGGCGTACAAGCCCATTTTTGTCATCTTTCCAGCGCCCGGGCGGTGCGAATGGTCCGGGAAGCACAAACCGAAGGGTTGCCAATAAGCGCGGATGTAACAGCCTATCATCTCCACTTGACCGAGCACGATATTGGAGAATTTGACAGCCAGTGCCACGTCATCCCGCCCCTGCGCTCCCTGCGGGATCGGGATGCCCTCCATGAAGGTCTGCGGGATGGTACTTTCAGTGCCATTTGCTCCGATCATCAACCCCATGAGTTCGATGCTAAGCTGGGCGCTTTCCCCATTACCGAACCAGGAATCTCGGGACTGGAAACCTTGCTGCCCCTCTCTTTACGGCTAACCCAGGACGATACCCTGACTCTTGCCGAGGTTATCGCGTATCTTACCTGCCAACCCGCTCAGGTGTTGGGTATTGAAGGCGGCCATTTGGCGCCGGGGCAACGGGCAGATATTTGTATATTTGATCCCCATTGCCATTGGACCTTCAAGCCTGAAGAAATGGCCAGCCAGGGGAGAAACACCCCCTTTGGAGGCTGGGAATTTCAAGGAAGGGTCACTTATACTCTCCTGGAAGGGCGGGTGGTTTTTGCTGCGGCAGACGAAACACCATGA
- a CDS encoding aspartate carbamoyltransferase catalytic subunit, with protein sequence MSNLQLDQNGQLRHFLSIQGLNRELLTRILDTAESFSTIGAQHVKKVPLLRGKTIVNLFFENSTRTLSTFELAAKRLSADVMNLNVRTSSTQKGESLLDTLRSLEAMHCDMFVVRHSDSGAAYFIARHVPSHVSVINAGDGCHSHPSQAMLDMLTIRRHKGSFPNLRVAIVGDILHSRVARSEIHALATLGTGEIRVIAPRTLLPRNVESLGVHIFHDMRAGLKGVDVVITLRLQRERMEGARLPSEREYFQLYGLTEEKLALARPEAIVMHPGPINRGIEIESAVADGPHSVILEQVSHGIAIRMAVMAMTMQIPVPEAKEAR encoded by the coding sequence ATGAGCAACCTGCAACTGGACCAGAACGGCCAATTACGCCATTTCCTCAGCATCCAGGGGTTAAACCGGGAGTTACTGACCCGAATTTTGGATACAGCCGAGTCTTTTTCCACCATCGGCGCCCAACACGTAAAAAAGGTTCCCCTGTTACGAGGAAAAACCATTGTCAATCTCTTTTTTGAAAACAGCACCCGAACCTTGAGCACTTTTGAGTTGGCGGCCAAGCGCCTCTCGGCAGATGTTATGAATTTGAATGTGCGCACCTCCTCGACCCAGAAAGGGGAAAGTCTGCTGGATACCCTCCGCAGCTTGGAGGCCATGCATTGTGATATGTTCGTGGTCCGCCACTCTGATAGCGGTGCCGCTTACTTTATTGCTCGTCATGTTCCTTCCCATGTCAGCGTAATCAATGCCGGAGACGGCTGCCACTCCCACCCTTCCCAGGCCATGCTGGATATGCTCACTATCCGCCGCCACAAGGGCTCGTTTCCCAATCTGCGGGTGGCTATTGTCGGCGATATCCTCCACTCCCGGGTAGCTCGCTCCGAAATCCACGCCTTGGCAACCTTGGGCACGGGGGAAATCCGAGTGATTGCTCCCCGGACACTATTGCCGCGCAACGTGGAATCATTAGGCGTTCACATCTTTCACGATATGCGGGCAGGACTTAAAGGGGTAGATGTAGTGATCACACTGCGGCTCCAACGGGAACGCATGGAAGGGGCACGGCTACCCAGTGAGCGGGAATATTTCCAGCTCTATGGCTTAACCGAAGAAAAACTCGCCCTAGCCCGGCCAGAGGCTATCGTGATGCATCCGGGTCCCATTAACCGGGGAATAGAAATCGAATCGGCCGTAGCCGATGGACCCCACTCGGTCATCCTGGAGCAGGTCAGCCATGGTATTGCTATTCGCATGGCGGTCATGGCCATGACCATGCAGATACCGGTCCCTGAAGCCAAGGAGGCCCGCTAA
- the pyrR gene encoding bifunctional pyr operon transcriptional regulator/uracil phosphoribosyltransferase PyrR, whose amino-acid sequence MNIPQPVSLNIDALFRNLATGLNQRMAEQERNKPAMIGIHTGGVWVAERLLNQLDNLVSDPLGVLNIAYYRDDFTRIGMHPQVQPSQLPFSVADRHIILVDDVLYTGRTVRAALNEIFDYGRPASVTLAALVERAGRELPIQADVVGHHLDLAPNEQVKLTGPDPLQFSIQYIDPTE is encoded by the coding sequence ATGAATATCCCGCAGCCCGTTTCGTTAAATATAGATGCTTTATTCCGCAATCTAGCAACAGGCCTGAACCAGCGGATGGCTGAACAAGAGCGGAATAAACCAGCCATGATTGGTATTCATACAGGGGGCGTATGGGTTGCGGAACGTTTATTGAATCAGCTAGATAACCTCGTCTCTGACCCCTTGGGTGTACTTAACATTGCCTATTATCGGGATGATTTCACCCGCATCGGCATGCATCCCCAAGTGCAACCCTCTCAGCTGCCCTTTTCCGTGGCCGATCGGCATATCATCCTGGTAGATGACGTCCTCTACACTGGACGAACAGTAAGGGCGGCGTTAAATGAAATTTTTGACTACGGCCGCCCAGCCAGCGTCACGCTTGCCGCCCTGGTAGAGCGCGCTGGCCGGGAATTACCGATACAAGCAGATGTGGTCGGCCATCATTTGGATTTAGCGCCCAACGAGCAAGTCAAATTAACTGGCCCAGATCCTCTGCAGTTCAGTATCCAATATATTGACCCCACGGAATGA